In Catharus ustulatus isolate bCatUst1 chromosome 30, bCatUst1.pri.v2, whole genome shotgun sequence, the DNA window acgATCCCATTATCTCCACGATCCCACGATCCCATTATCCCCAcgatcccagtgatcccattatccccatgatcccagtgatcccatgACCCCCATTATCCCATGATCCCCATGATTCCACTATCCCCATGATCCCATGATCCCGTGATCCCATGATACCATAATCCCCACAATCCCAttatccccattatccccatGATCCCATTATCCCTATGATCCCATTATCCCCATGATCCCATTATCCCCATGATCCCGCGatcccagccccacctgccggAGCGTGTGGTGCCGCAGGATCCCGTCCTGTTTGCCCACGCTGGGCACGGCGGGCGCGGCCGTGGGGGACAGGGccgcctgctgctgcagccgcTGCTCGATCTCCTGGGGACGGGCTCGGCTCAGCACCACGGGAACCCACCGGAACGGGGTCCCAGATAAACCCCACCGGAACGGggtcccaaaaaatccccacgGGAACGGGATCCCAGTGAAACCCACGGGAACGGGGTCCCAGATAAACCCCATGGGGGGAACGGggtcccaaaaaacccccacggGAATGGGATCATCCCAGAGAAACcccatgggaatgggatcccaatAAAACCCCAGCCTCGGCTCAGTGCCGCGGGAAACCCACGGGAACGGGGTCCCAAAAAACCCGCGGGAACGGGGTCCCAGATAAACCCCAGGGGAATGGGATCATCCCAGACAAACcccatgggaatgggatcccaatAAAACCCCAGGGGAATGGGATCATCCCAGTGAAACCCACGGGAATGGGGTCCCAGATAAACCCCAGGGGAATGGGATCATCCCAGAGAAACCCCATGGGAACGGGATCCCAAATAAAACCCACGGGAATGGGGTCCCAATAAAACCCCACGGGAATGGGATCATCCCAGACAAACCCCACAGGAACGGGGTCCTGGTGAAACCCAGgggaatgggatcccaaaaaattcccatggGAAAGCCACCCCAATCAAATCCCACAGGAATGCCAACccagatgggatgggatgagtgggatcaatgggatgggatgggatgggatgggatgggataagaTCAGCggtttgggctgggctggtttaGGATTGTTTAGGATGGGTTGGGATGGTttaggatggtttgggatggtttgAGCTGGTTTAGCAAGATTTAGGATGGTCTAGAACGGTTTAGGACAGTTTAGGATAGCTTAGGACAGTTTAGGACAGTTtaggatgggctgggatggttTAGGACAGTCTAGGATGATCTAGGCCAGTTTAGGACAGTTTAAGATGGTCTAGGACAGTTCAGGATGGTCTAGGAGGGTTTAGGACAGTTTAGGATGGTTTAGGACGGGCTGGGACGGTTTAGGACAGTCTAGGACAGCTTAGGACAGTTTAGGATGGTCTAGGATGGTCCAGGATGGTCTAGGACAGTTTAGGATGGTCTAGGAGGGTTTAGGGACAGTTTAGGAAAGGTTGGGATGGTTTAAGATGGTCTAGGACAGTTTAGGATGGTTTAGGATGGTCCAGGACAGTCTAGGACAGTTTAGGACGGTTTAGGATGGTCTAGGACAGTTTAGGATAGTCTAGGATGGTCTAGGACAGTTTAGGATGGTCTAGAACAGTTTAGGATGGTCTAGGATGGTCTAGGACAGTTTAGGATGGTCTAGGAGGGTTTAGGACAGTCTAGGATGGTCTAGGAGGGTTTAGGATGGGCCAGGCCGGCTCAGGGCCGTccccacctgctcctgctgcagggcctTGACGAAGGCGTTCTTGAGGCGGTTCGTGTGCTCGGCCTTGAGCGCTTTCTTCTGGTTGGAGGTCTGGCACTGCTCGCACAGGATGCGCCCGCCCTTCTCCTGCTTCCAGTGCGGCGTGAAGTCGGTGCGGCACTGCGCGCACACGAACGGCTCCACGCGCGCCACCGCCGGCGCGCTCTTCCCTAAAAACATCGGGAACAGGGTGTGGGTGAGCACCCAGCATCAGCtcatggggtttggggtgaaacaTGGAACAATCCCAATGAAATCACAAAAACTGCGCGCACACGAACGGCTCCACGCGCGCCACCGCCGGCGCGCTCTTCCCTGGAAACATCGGGAAACAGCCTGGGTGAGCCTCAGCtcatgggtttggggtgaaacaTGGGATAATCCCAATGAAATCACAAAAACTGCGCGCACACGAACGGCTCCACGCGCGCCACCGCCGGCGCGCTCTTCCCTAAAAACACCGGGAACAGCCTGGGTGAGCACCCAGCATCAGCTCacggggtttggggtgaaacaTGGCCTGGGTGAGCCTCAGCtcatgggtttggggtgaaacaCGGCCTGGGTGAGCCTCAGCTCACGGGTTTGGGGTGAAACATGGGATAATCCCAATGAAATCACAAAAACCGCGCGCACACGAACGGCTCCACGCGCGCCACCGCCGGCACGCTCTTCCCTGGAAACACCGGGAAAAACCTGGGTGAGCATCAGCtcatgggtttggggtgaaacaCGGCCTGGGTGAGCCTCAGCtcatggggtttggggtgaaacaTGGGATCCCAATGAAATCACAAAAACTGCGCGCACACGAACGGCTCCACGCGCACCACCGCCGGCGCGCTCTTCCCTGGAAATATTGGGAAAAACCTGGGTGAGCACCCAGCATCAGCtcatggggtttggggtgaaacaCAGACTGGGTGAGCCTCAGCTCacggggtttggggtgaaacatgggatcccaatcccaatgaAATCACAAAAACTGCGCGCACACGAACGGCTCCATGCACGCCACCGCCGGCGCGCTCTTCCCTAAAAATACCGGGAACATCCTGGGTGAGCCTCAGCTCacggggtttggggtgaaacaCGGCCTGGGTGAGCATCAGCtcatgggtttggggtgaaacaTGGGATCCCAATCCCAAGGAAATCACAAAAACTGCGCGCACACGAACGGCTCCACGCGCGCCACCGCCGGCGCGCTCTTCCCTAAAAACACCGGGAACAGGGTGTGGGTGAGCACCCAGCATCAGCTCacggggtttggggtgaaacaTGGAACAATCCCAAGGAAATCACAAAAACTGCGCGCACACGAACGGCTCCAGGCGCGCCACCGCCGGTGTGCTCTTCCCTAAAAACACCGGGAAAAACCTGGGTGAGCATCAGCTCacggggtttggggtgaaacaCAGCCTGGGTGAGCCTCAGCCTCAGCTCacggggtttggggtgaaacaCGGCCTGGGTGAGCCTCAGCCTCAGCtcatggggtttggggtgaaacaTGGGATCCCAATGAAATCACAAAAACCGCGCGCACACGAACGGCTCCACGCGCGCCACCGCCGGCGCGCTCTTCCCTAAAAACACCGGGAACAGGGTGTGGGTGAGTACCCAGTATCAGCTCacggggtttggggtgaaacaCAACCTGGGTGAGCCTCAGCtcatgggtttggggtgaaacatgggatcccaatcccaatgaAATCACAAAAACTGCGCGCACACGAACGGCTCCACGCGCGCCACCGCCGGCGCGCTCTTCCCTAAAAACACCGGGAAACATCCTGGGTGAGCACCCAGCATCAGCTCacggggtttggggtgaaacaCGGCCTGGGTGAGCCTCAGCTCacggggtttggggtgaaacaTGGGATAATCCCaatgaaatcacaaaaattGGGCTGAAATTGTGAAAATCTGGATTGAAATCGTCAAAAAGATTGGGCTGAAATATGGAAATTTTCTGGTTGAAATTGTGAAAATCTGGACTGAAATCACCAAAAAGATTGGGCTGAAATCCTGACATTTTCTGGCCTGCAAATCAgccaaaatcctggaaatctGGATTGAAATCACCAAAAGATTGGGCTGAAATATGGAAATTTTCTGGCTGAAATCTTGAAAATCTGGACTAAAACCACCAAAAGATTGGGCTGAAATCCGGACATTTTTGGCTGAAATCCTGAAGTTTTCCagccaaaatcctgaaattttcctgccaaaatcctgaaatgcccccaaaaattccctgaaatcccCCCAGATTGGGGAAGAACCCCCTGAAATCCctcctaaatccccccaaacccccaaaatcaggaACCTTGGCTGTCGATGACGCTCTGCaccacctcctccagccccaccatGTACATGAactcaccccaaatccatcctgggacaCCGCAAACTGGGGCTGAaccccctgaaatcccccccaaattccctgaaatcccccaaaatcccccccaaaccccccaaatgATGAACCTTGGCTGTTGATGACGCTCTGCaccacctcctccagccccaccatGTAGATGAACTCACCCCAAATTGGGGCTTGAaccccctgaaatcccccccaaacccccggaaatcccccccaaacctcaccagatcccccccaaactccccagtTCAAGAACCTTGGCTGTCGATGACGCTCTGCaccacctcctccagccccaccatGTAGATGAACTCACCCCAAATTGGGGCTGAaccccctgaaatccccccaaatcccccccaaaccccccaaatgAAGAACCTTGGCTGTCGATGACGCTCTGCaccacctcctccagccccaccatGTAGATGAACTCGCTGTTGGCGGCGCTGGGCAGGAAGTGCAGCAGCGGCGCCGGCGGTTTCGGGGGAGGGATTTCCAGCAGGGTTTTCTCCAGCTGCTTGCGCAGCGCCAGCTTGGCCGCGGCCTGCGAGTTGGCGGCGTCCGACAGCgcgctggggctgggcaggggcgAGGACACGCGGGCCACCGAGCCCGGCTGCATGTGCGACGCCAGGTTCATGTAGATGGCCGAGGAGGAGGAGCGCTGGCACGGCACCGACGAGCCCGACTGCtgtggggaaaattgggggaaaattggggtgAGAATTGGGGTGAGAATTTGGAAttggggtcagggattggggtgagaatttgggattggggtcagggattgggGTGAGAATTGGGGTCAGGCATTGGGGAGCGCTGGCACGGCACCGACGAGCCCGACTGCTGTGGGAGAGGGTTGGGAGAATTGGggtgagaatttgggattgggttgagaatttgggattggggtgagaattggggattggggtgagaatttgggattggggagcGCTGGCACGGCACCAACGAGCCCGACTGTTGCGGGAGAGGTTTGAGAGAATTGGGGTGAGAATTTGGGACTGGGGTGAGAATTGGGGTCgggggggaattggggattggggtgagaatttgggattggggattggggtgagaatttgggattggggtcagggattgggGTGAGAGGTCAGGGATTGGGATGAGAATTGGGGAGCGCTGGCACAGCATCGACGAGCCCGACTGCtatggggacagggctgggagaactggggtgAGAATTGgggattggggtcagggattgggGTGAGAATTAGGGGGAGAATTGGGCTGAGAACTGGGGGGACAATTGGGAAttggggtcagggattggggtcagggattgggGAGCGCTGGCACGGCACCGACGAGCCCGACTGCtgtggggaaaattggggattgggatgagaatttgggattggggtgagAATTGGGGATTGGGGTAAGAACTGGGGTCAGGGATTGGGGTGAGAAttggggtcagggattgggGTGAGAATTGGGGGGAGAATTGGGGATTGGGGGTCAGGGACTGGGGAGTGCTGGCACGGCACCGACGAGCCCGACTGCTGCAGGAggattgggggaaaattggggtgagaatttgggattggggtgagaattggggattggggtcagggattgggGTGAGAATTGGGGTGAGAATTGGGGTCAGGCATTGGGGAGCGCTGGCACGGCACCGACGAGCCCGACTGCTGCTGGAggattgggggaaaattggggtgagaattgggattggggtgaGAATTGGGGATTGGGGTGAGAATTGGGGTCAGGGTGCGCTGGCACGGCACCGACGAGCCCgactgctgtggggacaggatTGGGGGGAGAATTGGGGACGGGGAGAATTGgggattggggtcagggattgggGTGAGAATTGGGGGGAGAACTGGGGATTGGggtgagaatttgggattggggtcagggattgggGTGAGAGGTCAGGGATTGGGatgagaatttgggattggggattgggtgagaatttgggattggggtcagggattgggGTGAGAGGTCAGGGATTGGGATGAGAATTGGGGAGCGCTGGCACAGCATCGACGAGCCCGACTGCtatggggacagggctgggagaactggggtgAGAATTGgggattggggtcagggattgggGTGAGAATTAGGGGGAAAATTGGGCTGAGAACTGGGGGGACAATTGGGAATTGGGGTCAAggattggggtcagggattgggGAGCGCTGGCACGGCACCGATGAGCCCGACTGCTGCGGGAGAATTGGTGATTGGGGTGAGAATTTGGGACTGGGGTGAGAACTGGGGACTGGGGAATGGGGTGAGAATTGgggattggggtcagggattgggGAGCGCTGGTACGGCACTGACGAGCCCGACTGCTGTGGGGAAAATTGTGGGAAAATTGGGGTGAGAATTGGGGTGAGAATTGGGGATTGGGGTGAGAATTGgggattggggtcagggattTGCGGTcagggtgggaatttgggggtcgTGCAAACCAGTGCAAACTGGTACAAACCAGGACAAACCAGAACAAACTGGCACAAACTGGTACACCCCCATGCCCAACCAGTGCCCAAATCAGTGCCCAAACTGGTACGAACCAGAGCCCAACCAGTGCCCAAACTGGGACCAACCAGTAAAAAACCAGTGCAAACCGGTACAAACCGGTACAAAAAAACAGTGCCCAGGTCAGCCCCAGCTGGCCCAAACCAGTGCCCAAACCAGCCCCAGTCAGCCCAAACCAGCCCAAATCAGTGAAAACCAGCCTAGGCCAGCCCAAACCAGTGCCCAATCCAGCCTCAGCTAGCCcaatccagcccaaaccagtgcCCAAACCAGCCCAAACCAGTGAAAACCAGTCCAACCCAGTGCCCAACTGGCCCACTCCAGTTCCCagtgccccatcccagcccccagTTCCCCACCCCAGTTCTCCAGTTCCCCAGTGCCCTACCCCATCTCCCAGTGCCCCACCCCATCTCCCAGTTCCCcaccccagtatccccagttccccagttcccagtatccccagtatccccacaCACCGGCTGGTAGTTGATGGCGGGGCTGATGCCGGGCGTGCTGCTGCCCCaccccagttcccagttcccagtgctccatTCCCCAGTGCCCCAGTTCCCAGTATCCACAGTTCACTCCCAGTATCCCCACACACCGGTTGGTAGTTGATGGCGGGGCTGATGCCGGGCGTGCTGCTGCCCCACCCCAGTTCCCAGTTCACCCCCAGTTCCCAGTGCCCCATTCCCCAgttcccagtatccccagttcccCAGTTCCCAGTATCCCCACGCACCGGTTGGTAGTTGATGGCCGGGCTGATGCCGGGCGTGCTGCTGCCCCACCCCAGTTCCCAGTACCCCAttccccagttcccagttcaCCCCCAGTTCACCCCCAgttcccagtattcccagttcACCCCCAGTATCCCCACACACCGGTTGGTAGTTGATGGCCGGGCTGATGCCGGGCGTGCTGCTGCCCCaccccagttcccagttcccaccccagttcccagttccccaccccattccccagttcccagtatccccagtatccccacaCACCGGTTGGTAGTTGATGGCGGGGCTGATGCCGGGCGTGCTGCTgccccaccccagctcccagtgccccatTCCAttccccagttcccagttcccagttcccagtatCCCCACACACCGGTTGGTAGTTGATGGCCGGGCTGATGCCGGGCGTGCTGCTgccccagttcccagttcccagtatccccagtttacccccagttcactcccagtaTCCCCACACACCGGCTGGTAGTTGATGGCGGGGCTGATGCCGGGCGTGCTGCTGCCCCACCCCAGTTCCCAGTTCACccccagttcactcccagtaTCCCCACACACCGGTTGGTAGTTGATGGCCGGGCTGATGCCGGGCGTGCTGCTGCCCCACTCCAGTTCCCAGTGCCCCATTCCAttccccagttcccagttcccagttccctgttcccagtatccccagtatccccacgCACCGGCTGGTAGTTGATGGCCGGGCTGATGCCGGGCGTGCTGCTGCGCACCAGGCCGGGTTTCTGGGGCCCGCgctggccctgcagctgggccgggctgggggcgATGACGCGCTGTGACATCAGCATGtgcggcagcgccgagctggcGGCCGAGCGGATCACGCTGTGACCCTGCGGGGAAACGGGGTCAGCCACGGGGtcagggaatgggattgggattggggaacAGGGTCAGCAATGGGGtcagggaatgggattggggaacGGGGTCAGCAGTGGggtcagggaatgggaatgggattggggaatggggaatggggaatggggtcagcagtggggtcagggaatgggaatgggattggggaatggggTCAGCAACGGGGtcagggaatgggattgggattggggaatgggatcagcaacagcagcaggatggggatggggagtgggattggggaacagggaatgggatcggggagtggggaatgggattgggaaatgggatcagCAACGGCATCGGGGactggggaatggggaatgggattgaggactggggaatgggaatggggaatgggaatggggattggggattggggtttggggaatgGGATCAGCAACGGGGTTGGGactggggaatgggaatgggattggggaatgggattgggatccagGAATGGCATTGgggaatgggactggggattgggatgggggatagggattgggaatgggattgggattgggaattgggattggaaTTGGAGAACAGGATCAGGAATGGGATCGGGGAACGGGATCAGGAATGGAATCAGGGAACGGGACCAGGAATGGGATTGtggaaatgggatcaggaatgAGATCAGGAATGGGATCGGGGAACGGGATGATCCCAGGAACCAGCACAGAgcgaccccaaattcccccagggctccctgagctcagagacaaaataatggaaaaacaaatcctGGTTAATGCCCCAAACCCCTCGCTTTTCCTGGGTTTGGCAGGACTGTGGCACATCCCCCTTTCCTGCAGAAGGCCGGAATCGCTCCATGGCcgaggagagcagcagaaatccACGGAGCAAACACTTCCAGAGGCTTTTCCTCCTCAGCAAGGCCGCAGGGCTCGGGGAATCCCCACCCTGACCCCACTCCTGACATCCACAGAGTCAGGAACACCCAATTCCTGACAAATCCAACCCCAGGAGAAGGGGAACGCTCACCTGCAATGTCCTCAGGTTCTGTGGCTCCACGCCCTGGGCTCCAGGCCGCGAGGGGATTTTGGACAGGCCCTGCTGTCCCACGTGGGCAGGGGACGGCTGCACGATGGACGCGGCGTTCTGCACCACGGGGGTCTGGGGCAGAGCTCGGagtcagggctgggatcagggatctgCCACcccagggggctcagggagggagTCCCGGCCCAGCCCTCACCTTCTGCACCACGTTCTCCTTCTGGAGCTGGCTCTGCCGCAGCTTCTTGAGCAGCACCAGCCGCGCCTCCTCCAGCCGCAGCTCGTCCCGCAGCTGCTTGATCAGCTGCTGCCGCTCCTCCAGGCTCTTCccctgcagggaaagggggaaagctCAGCGGGGCAGAGCGGGGAAAGCTGGAATTGTTTGGgaggtgagagcagggctgagacCAGGATGGGATGAGGAGTGTCCCAAAATTCTGCGtgcagcccatccctgccccaaatccttcaacccaaaccccaaatccttcacccaccccatcccctgccccaaatcctgcatgcaccccatccctgccccaaatccttcacctcaaacccatccctgccccaaattCTGCATGCACCCCATACCCCAAATCCTGCATGCACCCCATCCTGTaccccaaatccttcacccCATACCCCAAAATCTGGCAtgcaccccatccctgccccaaatccttCATCCCTGCCCTAAATCCTGCATGcaccccattcctgccccaaattCTGCATGCACCCCATCCTGTGCCCCAAATCCTTCATGTACCTcatccctgccccaaatcctgcatgtaccccatcccagccccaaacccttcaccccagcccaccccataccccaaatccttcaccccaaaccctccccaaaccccaaatccttcccccccagcccactccataccccaaatccttcacccccagcccatcccataccccaaatccttcaccccaaacccaccccaaacccttcacccTAAACCCttcccccccagcccaccccataccccaaatccttcacccccagcccaccccataccccaaaccctttcccccccagcccaccccgtaccccaaaccctccccccCACCTTGAACATCTCCAGGTTGGCCGCCTTGAGGCGCTCCTCCATGCGGGAGCTGGAGCGGGGGCTCGAGGCCTCGTTGTCCGACAGGACGATGATGTCGGGGGACGGCGTCAGGCGGCCGCGGTCCGGGTCACTGCGGGGACAGGGGCTGTGAGTGTCGGGGATGGGGAGAGATCCTaaatgtggggctgggagcaggatccTAAATGTGGGACTGGGAACAGGATCCTGaaatgtggggctgggagcaggatccTGAAATGTGGGACCCCGCGGTCCGGGTCACtgcggggacaggagctgtgagcgCTCGGGGACGGGGAGAGGGATCCTAAATGTGGGATTGGGAGCATGGATCCTGAAATGTGGGACCCCGCAGTCCAggtcactgtggggacaggagctgtgagtgtcggggatggggagggggattctaaatgtggggctgggagcaggatcctgaaatgtggggctgggagcaggatcctgaaacgtggggctgggagcaggatccTGAAATGTGGGACCCCGCGGTCCGGGTCACTGCGGGGACAGTGGCCGTTAGCGCTcggggatggggagagggatCCTAAAAACTGGGATTGGGGAGTGAGATCCTAAAAACTGGGACGGGGGGAGCAGGATCCTgaaaactgggactgggagaggagccCAGAATGTGGGACTGGGGAGCAGGATCTAAAAACTGGGATTGGGCGAGCAGGATCCTGAAATGTGGGATTgggagcagcatcccagcacagggactggggagcaGGATCCCATAATGTGGGACTGGGGAGCAGGATCCTAAAAACAGGGACTGGGGAGCAGGACCCCAaaaagagggatttggggagcaggatcccagaaaatgggactgggagcaggATCCTAAAAGATTGGATTGGGGGAGCAGGATACCAAAATGTGGGATTGGGGGAGCAGGATCCTGAAAACTGGGACTGGGGAGCAGGATCCCAAATGTGGGATTGGGAGCAGGATCTAAAAACTGGGATTAGGGGAGCAGGATCTAAAAACTGGGATTAGGGGAGCAGGATCTAAAAACTGGGATTGGGCGAGCAGGATCTAAAAACTGGGATTGGGAACAGGATCCTGAAAACTGGGATTGGGAGCAGGaacccagcacagggactggggagcaGGATCCTAAAATGTGGGACTGGGAGCAGGATCCCAAAATGTGGGATTGGGAACAGGATCCTAAAAACAGGGATTGGGGGAGCAGGATCCTAAAAAATGGGATCTGGGGAGCAGGATCCTGAAATGTGGATTGGGGGAGCAGGATCCTAAAAACAGGGACTGGGGGAACAGGATCCTAAAAACTGGAACTGGGGAGCAGGATCCCAGCACATGGGACTGGGGAGCAGGATCCCAaaatgtgggattgggatgcaggatcccagcaggaaagggaCCAAGCCCCCTTGACTCAGGGTACcactcccatcccaaacctcctgGAGAAGCTCATTCCATGAAGGAAAATCTGCAGGGATATCCAactgagccctgagcagggaacaaaaggagcagcaggggaaaggaaggaacCAAATCCAGCGGTGGAATCCAGCGGGATCCAGGCGGGACCATCCCGGGCAGGGACACTCCAGGAAAATCCCTTTGCTatcctggatttctctctgctgctggagaatcTGGGATAACCCAGCAcggagcaggggcagggctgggctcagaggcagctccagctccctggaaGGTCCTTGGAGTGAGGGCAGGCCCTGGAATTCCTCATCCCAAATTCTGGACACCCAGTTCCAGGTTTGGCTGCTCCGAGGGTGGGAGGATGCTCAGAGCCGGGATTCCTTCAATCCCAAACATTCCAGCTGCTTTTGTGGGTATTCCAAAGCACGGAATTCCAGCAGAGAAAttccagagcattcccaggacAAGGAGCCCATCCAAGCTGCATCCCAGGAGTGATCCCAGGCTCTCCTGGATGAGTgagggctgtcccaggggagAATCCTGCAGGAGCATCCAGACACATCCAGGCTGGGTTACTGACATTCCATCGGGGCAGAGCCAGAGTCCAGATCCAAGAGGGAAAAGCATCCATGAGGAATCAGCAGCTGTGGGACTCCCTTTGTCCAAGGAGGAGCAGAATTCCAACAGAATCACCGGAGCAGGAGCCATGGCGGGGGTGAGGAGACGTGGAGCACATTCCCaataaaatccaggaaaaggAGACATTCCCAGTCTCCCTTCTCACAGCAAACATTCCCATTTTGTTCCAGGCTGATTTCCTGATCCAAGTGTCCGATGCTGGTGCCCCACTGGGTAACCCCACATTGCAAATATCCAAGGAATTCCTCTGAGGACGCAGCCCAGAccctccagggacacctcccaccatcctgggctgctccagcctggcctgggatgAAAAATCCACGAGCCCTgcctcacctgtgccaccctgaCAATTCCTGATTCCTGTTTCCTTCCCAGCACCCTGCTGTCGTGGGAATCCCCTCATCCCAGCGCCCCCCAGCTCTCAGACCCCATTTAAATCCCAGCACCCACCTCCTCCTGGCGCTCATATCCACGGGCTCGTCGTTGATGTTCTCCTtgcccggccgcgccgcgctccGCCCGTCGCCGTGGGGCCGCAGGCTCCCGTTGAGCTTCTCCTCGTAGCCCTTGATGCCGTCCGGCTTCACCGGGAGCTCGTGGGGCACCTCCAGCCCCGCCAGGTCCTTGCGCTTGAGCAGCGCCAGCATCTTGAGCCTCTCCATGGCCTCGTGCCCCTCCATCTTGAGCCGCTTGGCCAGCACGTCCTCGCGCTCCTCCGCCGGCTCCAGGCTCCGCTTGAGCAGGTTCAGGCGCAGCGCGTCCTCCGTCATGCGGTCCATCCTGGGGgggacgggacagggacaggtcagggacagggacagggacaggtcagggacagggacagggtcagggacagggacagggtcagggacagccACCAAACCCCTGGAGCACCCTCGAGTTTCCTCACGGAGCTCTCAGCTGCTCACGGAGCTCCAAGGACTGGGAGAGCTCCAGCCTCACGGAGTTCCGGCCTTGTGGAGGGCTCCGATCTCCCCATGGAGCTCCAAGGCCTGGGAGAGCTCCAACCTCACGGAGCTCCGACCCCTTGGAGGGCTCCGATCTCCTCACAGAGCT includes these proteins:
- the GATAD2B gene encoding transcriptional repressor p66-beta isoform X2, giving the protein MDRMTEDALRLNLLKRSLEPAEEREDVLAKRLKMEGHEAMERLKMLALLKRKDLAGLEVPHELPVKPDGIKGYEEKLNGSLRPHGDGRSAARPGKENINDEPVDMSARRSDPDRGRLTPSPDIIVLSDNEASSPRSSSRMEERLKAANLEMFKGKSLEERQQLIKQLRDELRLEEARLVLLKKLRQSQLQKENVVQKTPVVQNAASIVQPSPAHVGQQGLSKIPSRPGAQGVEPQNLRTLQGHSVIRSAASSALPHMLMSQRVIAPSPAQLQGQRGPQKPGLVRSSTPGISPAINYQPSGSSVPCQRSSSSAIYMNLASHMQPGSVARVSSPLPSPSALSDAANSQAAAKLALRKQLEKTLLEIPPPKPPAPLLHFLPSAANSEFIYMVGLEEVVQSVIDSQGKSAPAVARVEPFVCAQCRTDFTPHWKQEKGGRILCEQCQTSNQKKALKAEHTNRLKNAFVKALQQEQEIEQRLQQQAALSPTAAPAVPSVGKQDGILRHHTLRQAPQPQSSLQRGIPTSARSMLSNFAQAPQLSVAGGLLGMPGVNIAYLNAGIGGHKASSLADRQREYLLDMIPPRSISQSISGQK
- the GATAD2B gene encoding transcriptional repressor p66-beta isoform X1; amino-acid sequence: MDRMTEDALRLNLLKRSLEPAEEREDVLAKRLKMEGHEAMERLKMLALLKRKDLAGLEVPHELPVKPDGIKGYEEKLNGSLRPHGDGRSAARPGKENINDEPVDMSARRSDPDRGRLTPSPDIIVLSDNEASSPRSSSRMEERLKAANLEMFKGKSLEERQQLIKQLRDELRLEEARLVLLKKLRQSQLQKENVVQKTPVVQNAASIVQPSPAHVGQQGLSKIPSRPGAQGVEPQNLRTLQGHSVIRSAASSALPHMLMSQRVIAPSPAQLQGQRGPQKPGLVRSSTPGISPAINYQPQSGSSVPCQRSSSSAIYMNLASHMQPGSVARVSSPLPSPSALSDAANSQAAAKLALRKQLEKTLLEIPPPKPPAPLLHFLPSAANSEFIYMVGLEEVVQSVIDSQGKSAPAVARVEPFVCAQCRTDFTPHWKQEKGGRILCEQCQTSNQKKALKAEHTNRLKNAFVKALQQEQEIEQRLQQQAALSPTAAPAVPSVGKQDGILRHHTLRQAPQPQSSLQRGIPTSARSMLSNFAQAPQLSVAGGLLGMPGVNIAYLNAGIGGHKASSLADRQREYLLDMIPPRSISQSISGQK